From a single Metopolophium dirhodum isolate CAU chromosome 6, ASM1992520v1, whole genome shotgun sequence genomic region:
- the LOC132946323 gene encoding uncharacterized protein LOC132946323 isoform X4, translating into MHKCVVCRNSSLRTRYTRPEVIYHTFPKNEYRKRKWLKMYGIGRCYDWHRICSDHFLEENYRPGPKRFLNKNTIPQPYNKNNEENGFPSNYTSTTQSNDVEMDNNEFLPTEQNHLSYTTQSNDVETSTNELLPREQSCLNYTTQSNDVETSSNEFLPSEQSCLSYTTQSIDVETSTNELLPREQSCLSYTTQSIDVETSTNEFLPSEQSCLSYTTQSIDVETSTNELLPREQNCLSYTTQSNDVETSTNEFLPREQSCLREVQNAVINNFESPRRSCRKIKLTTTNEDMSYENMPRLQTERFERHVPTFIANEKIQTVSDMVVVPVLTTTKDHTLGNGPRCSVKNCLNRYSKDLSFFGYPSNLTLRKKWIERCGLKVDDPTEKVKSNIRVCRVHFDNDCFMNTQRKNRLKTDAVPTLFLANDVIDARNIPSTSLAVNSEFIRVNKPSPIESEIYRFNKRSPVSNGFIRANKPSCSSTNYVAHMNSNETPLFVYIDSTTRSAKDFNSHCSIPGCITNTIEEVEDISLFAPRIEIVNEWSSILGFDLTINSIVCERHFRPQDILRPNLLVNGVNSQLKILAPHALPVPVMNAVPESRTYCSIPGCATNTFEEVEDISFFTPQNEDAINEWKLSVGFDFTINSTVCEKHFRSEDIVHPNLLSNGLNSKGKSLAPFAVPVTIATMVDKPLKTYCSVPECITNTIVEDEDISLFAPRIEMVDKWSSILGLELTVDSVVCERHFRPHDMLQPLVMIDGVCQNVKSLVPFSLPLPMNATPFIKQLETNDVPVLRTYDVKFKRPKPDELLCTKRIKNHVLDKSLSTTDNDTHEYNTTPDLDPTLKSNTENSVDLSIVKIEPLDDVDLETNLETEPEQLLPTLGTELVEDDDLLPLSSIDDSLSISLKTLKTISANSSLSITLEPKENSKITEPPADLFSKVSPKNALSITLRPKHNLSLTTNNSSPSVSIIPCLPSTASSSEYNVSQQSLLQYKQNATSTLKMPDKLSSNTVEIKMPVISECVSLAVQSDTDDSDSCIVIDDDDDTEEFIEKDNGFIYEISKCVELPTVFWKSEHDRSRNSTDFYQEDDLYETVKNISFNNSLMPTIQTFGKKFKFNRAIKSKNELQNLLDRIDNVEKCNGFDLVIDDNCIGYYDKITEDVISCSTCQKKFQELRKMTESQTKTTEILEQKISERTAKVLVLRENMENNKINPTPTELRPFSLINSMSVCHR; encoded by the exons ATGCATAAGTGTGTAGTGTGCAGAAATTCTTCTTTGAGGACCAGGTACACTCGTCCTGAAGTTATTTATCATAC atttCCTAAGAATGAATACAGAAAAAGAAAATGGCTTAAAATGTATGGCATTGGTCGTTGTTACGATTGGCATCGTATATGTAGTGATCATTTTTTAGAAGAAAACTATAGACCAGGACCAAAgcgatttttaaacaaaaatactatTCCCCAAccctataacaaaaataatgaagaaaatGGTTTTCCTTCTAA ctaTACTAGTACTACGCAAAGTAATGATGTTGAAATGGACAATAATGAATTTTTACCAACAGAACAAAATCATTTAAG ttataccaCTCAAAGTAATGATGTTGAAACTAGTACTAATGAACTTTTACCGAGGGAACAAAGTTGTTTAAA ttATACAACTCAAAGTAATGATGTTGAAACGAGTTCTAATGAATTTTTACCAAGTGAACAAAGTTGTTTAAG ttATACAACTCAAAGTATTGATGTTGAAACGAGTACTAATGAACTTTTACCGAGGGAACAAAGTTGTTTAAg ttATACAACTCAAAGTATTGATGTTGAAACGAGCACTAATGAATTTTTACCAAGTGAACAAAGTTGTTTAAG ttATACAACTCAAAGTATTGATGTTGAAACGAGTACTAATGAACTTTTACCGAGGGAACAAAATTGTTTAAG ttataCCACTCAAAGTAATGATGTTGAAACTAGTACTAATGAATTTTTACCGAGGGAACAAAGTTGTTTAAG AGAGGTACAAAATGCtgttataaacaattttgaatcACCAAGACGTTCATGTAGAAAAATCAAACTTACGACGACTAATGAAGATATGAGCTATGAAAACATGCCGAGGCTCCAAACTGAACGATTTGAGAGGCATGTTCCTACGTTCATTGCCAATGAGAAAATTCAAACAGTCAGTGACATGGTTGTAGTACCAGTGTTAACAACTactaag gatCATACTTTGGGAAATGGACCTCGCTGTTCTGTTAAAAATTGTCTCAACCGCTATTCGAAAGATCTTAGTTTCTTTGGCTACCCAAGTAATTTAACACTCCGGAAAAAGTGGATTGAAAGATGCGGATTAAAAGTTGATGATCCAActgaaaaagtaaaaagtaatataagAGTATGTCGTGTTCATTTTGACAATGATTGCTTCATGAATACTCaaagaaaaaatagattaaaaactGACGCTGTTCCTACATTATTTTTGGCCAATG atGTAATAGACGCAAGAAATATTCCATCAACAAGTTTGGCTGTCAATAGCGAGTTTATTCGTGTAAATAAACCATCGCCTATTGAAAGTGAGATTTATCGTTTCAATAAACGATCACCTGTCAGTAATGGGTTTATTCGTGCAAATAAACCATCTTGTTCGTCTACAAATTATGTTGCACATATGAATTCTAACGAAACTccgttatttgtttatattgacTCAACTACTCGTTCTGCTAag gaTTTTAATAGTCACTGTTCTATACCCGGATGCATAACTAATACTATTGAAGAAGTTGAAGATATTTCCCTTTTCGCACCAcgaata GAAATTGTAAATGAGTGGAGTTCAATTTTAGGTTttgatttaactataaatagtaTTGTGTGTGAAAGGCATTTCAGACCCCAGGACATACTTCGTCCCAACTTATTGGTAAATGGTGTAAATTCACAATTAAAGATATTAGCACCTCATGCTTTGCCAGTACCAGTAATGAATGCTGTGCCTGAATCAAGAACTTATTGTTCTATACCTGGATGCGCAACTAATACTTTTGAAGAGGTTGAAGATATTTCCTTTTTCACaccacaaaat GAGGATGCTATAAATGAATGGAAATTAAGTGTAGGTTTCGATTTTACTATAAACAGTACTGTGTGTGAAAAGCATTTCAGATCTGAGGACATAGTTCATCCCAATTTATTGTCAAATGGTTTAAATTCAAAAGGAAAGTCATTAGCACCTTTTGCTGTGCCAGTTACAATAGCGACAATGGTAGACAAACCATTGAAAACATATTGTTCTGTACCTGAATGCATAACTAATACTATTGTAGAGGATGAAGATATTTCTCTTTTCGCACCAcgaata GAAATGGTAGATAAGTGGAGTTCAATTTTAGGTTTGGAACTGACTGTAGACAGTGTTGTGTGTGAAAGGCATTTTAGACCCCACGACATGCTTCAACCCCTAGTAATGATCGATGGTGTTTGTCAAAATGTCAAATCATTAGTGCCTTTTTCTTTGCCATTGCCAATGAATGCTACaccatttataaaacaattagaaACTAATGATGTGCCTGTATTGAGGACATATGATGTTAAATTCAAAAGACCTAAACCTGATGAACTGTTGTGtacaaaaagaatcaaaaaccATGTactag ataaatcatTATCCACTACCGATAATGACACACATGAATACAATACAACTCCTGATTTAGATCcaacattaaaatcaaatactgaAAACTCAGTTGATTTGTCAATTGTGAAAATTGAGCCACTTGATGATGTGGATTTAGAAACAAATTTGGAAACAGAACCAGAACAGCTACTACCAACTTTAGGAACAGAACTAGTTGAAGATGATGATTTACTTCCATTATCTTCAATTGATGATTCTTTATCAATATcattaaaaacactaaaaaccaTTTCAGCTAATAGTTCGTTGTCCATTACCTTGGAACCAAAAGAGAATTCTAAAATAACAGAACCACCAGcagatttattttcaaaagtgtCTCCTAAAAATGCTTTATCTATTACTTTACGACCAAAACATAACCTCTCCTTGACCACAAATAATAGTTCTCCATCTGTTAGCATAATACCTTGTCTTCCATCCACTGCGAGTAGTTCTGAGTATAATGTATCACAACAAAGTTTGTTGCAGTATAAACAAAATGCGACCTCAACCTTAAAAATGCCAGATAAATTGTCTTCTAATACTGTTGAAATAAAGATGCCAGTAATTTCAGAATGTGTTTCATTAGCCGTACAATCAGATACCGATGATTCTGATTCATGTATAGTAattgatgatgatgacgatacTGAAGAATTTATAGAGAAAGATAACGGATTCATTTATGAAATTTCTAAATGTGTTGAACTTCCTACTGTATTTTGGAAGAGTGAACATGATAGATCACGAAATTCAACTGATTTTTATCAAGAAGACGATTTGTATGAAACTGTAAAAaacattagttttaataatagcCTTATGCCAACAATACAAACATTTGGaaagaaattcaaatttaatagggCTATTAAATCAAAGAATgaattacaaaatcttttagACAGAATAGATAATGTAGAAAAATGTAATGGTTTTGATTTAGTTATCGATGACAATTGTATAGGttattatgacaaaataacAGAAGATGTTATTTCGTGTTCTACCTGTCAAAAGAAATTTCAAGAATTGCGCAAAATGACTGAATCTCAAACTAAAACTACTGAAATTCTTGAACAAAAA atcTCTGAACGGACAGCAAAAGTGTTAGTACTTAGAgaaaatatggaaaataataaaataaatcctaCCCCTACAGAATTACGACCATTCAGCCTTATAAATTCTATGAGTGTATGTCAtcgttaa
- the LOC132946323 gene encoding uncharacterized protein LOC132946323 isoform X7: MHKCVVCRNSSLRTRYTRPEVIYHTFPKNEYRKRKWLKMYGIGRCYDWHRICSDHFLEENYRPGPKRFLNKNTIPQPYNKNNEENGFPSNYTSTTQSNDVEMDNNEFLPTEQNHLSYTTQSNDVETSTNELLPREQSCLNYTTQSNDVETSTNEFLPSEQSCLSYTTQSNDVETSSNEFLPSEQSCLSYTTQSIDVETSTNELLPREQSCLSYTTQSNDVETSTNEFLPREQSCLREVQNAVINNFESPRRSCRKIKLTTTNEDMSYENMPRLQTERFERHVPTFIANEKIQTVSDMVVVPVLTTTKDHTLGNGPRCSVKNCLNRYSKDLSFFGYPSNLTLRKKWIERCGLKVDDPTEKVKSNIRVCRVHFDNDCFMNTQRKNRLKTDAVPTLFLANDVIDARNIPSTSLAVNSEFIRVNKPSPIESEIYRFNKRSPVSNGFIRANKPSCSSTNYVAHMNSNETPLFVYIDSTTRSAKDFNSHCSIPGCITNTIEEVEDISLFAPRIEIVNEWSSILGFDLTINSIVCERHFRPQDILRPNLLVNGVNSQLKILAPHALPVPVMNAVPESRTYCSIPGCATNTFEEVEDISFFTPQNEDAINEWKLSVGFDFTINSTVCEKHFRSEDIVHPNLLSNGLNSKGKSLAPFAVPVTIATMVDKPLKTYCSVPECITNTIVEDEDISLFAPRIEMVDKWSSILGLELTVDSVVCERHFRPHDMLQPLVMIDGVCQNVKSLVPFSLPLPMNATPFIKQLETNDVPVLRTYDVKFKRPKPDELLCTKRIKNHVLDKSLSTTDNDTHEYNTTPDLDPTLKSNTENSVDLSIVKIEPLDDVDLETNLETEPEQLLPTLGTELVEDDDLLPLSSIDDSLSISLKTLKTISANSSLSITLEPKENSKITEPPADLFSKVSPKNALSITLRPKHNLSLTTNNSSPSVSIIPCLPSTASSSEYNVSQQSLLQYKQNATSTLKMPDKLSSNTVEIKMPVISECVSLAVQSDTDDSDSCIVIDDDDDTEEFIEKDNGFIYEISKCVELPTVFWKSEHDRSRNSTDFYQEDDLYETVKNISFNNSLMPTIQTFGKKFKFNRAIKSKNELQNLLDRIDNVEKCNGFDLVIDDNCIGYYDKITEDVISCSTCQKKFQELRKMTESQTKTTEILEQKISERTAKVLVLRENMENNKINPTPTELRPFSLINSMSVCHR, from the exons ATGCATAAGTGTGTAGTGTGCAGAAATTCTTCTTTGAGGACCAGGTACACTCGTCCTGAAGTTATTTATCATAC atttCCTAAGAATGAATACAGAAAAAGAAAATGGCTTAAAATGTATGGCATTGGTCGTTGTTACGATTGGCATCGTATATGTAGTGATCATTTTTTAGAAGAAAACTATAGACCAGGACCAAAgcgatttttaaacaaaaatactatTCCCCAAccctataacaaaaataatgaagaaaatGGTTTTCCTTCTAA ctaTACTAGTACTACGCAAAGTAATGATGTTGAAATGGACAATAATGAATTTTTACCAACAGAACAAAATCATTTAAG ttataccaCTCAAAGTAATGATGTTGAAACTAGTACTAATGAACTTTTACCGAGGGAACAAAGTTGTTTAAA ttataccaCTCAAAGTAATGATGTTGAAACGAGTACTAATGAATTTTTACCAAGTGAACAAAGTTGTTTAAG ttATACAACTCAAAGTAATGATGTTGAAACGAGTTCTAATGAATTTTTACCAAGTGAACAAAGTTGTTTAAG ttATACAACTCAAAGTATTGATGTTGAAACGAGTACTAATGAACTTTTACCGAGGGAACAAAGTTGTTTAAg ttataCCACTCAAAGTAATGATGTTGAAACTAGTACTAATGAATTTTTACCGAGGGAACAAAGTTGTTTAAG AGAGGTACAAAATGCtgttataaacaattttgaatcACCAAGACGTTCATGTAGAAAAATCAAACTTACGACGACTAATGAAGATATGAGCTATGAAAACATGCCGAGGCTCCAAACTGAACGATTTGAGAGGCATGTTCCTACGTTCATTGCCAATGAGAAAATTCAAACAGTCAGTGACATGGTTGTAGTACCAGTGTTAACAACTactaag gatCATACTTTGGGAAATGGACCTCGCTGTTCTGTTAAAAATTGTCTCAACCGCTATTCGAAAGATCTTAGTTTCTTTGGCTACCCAAGTAATTTAACACTCCGGAAAAAGTGGATTGAAAGATGCGGATTAAAAGTTGATGATCCAActgaaaaagtaaaaagtaatataagAGTATGTCGTGTTCATTTTGACAATGATTGCTTCATGAATACTCaaagaaaaaatagattaaaaactGACGCTGTTCCTACATTATTTTTGGCCAATG atGTAATAGACGCAAGAAATATTCCATCAACAAGTTTGGCTGTCAATAGCGAGTTTATTCGTGTAAATAAACCATCGCCTATTGAAAGTGAGATTTATCGTTTCAATAAACGATCACCTGTCAGTAATGGGTTTATTCGTGCAAATAAACCATCTTGTTCGTCTACAAATTATGTTGCACATATGAATTCTAACGAAACTccgttatttgtttatattgacTCAACTACTCGTTCTGCTAag gaTTTTAATAGTCACTGTTCTATACCCGGATGCATAACTAATACTATTGAAGAAGTTGAAGATATTTCCCTTTTCGCACCAcgaata GAAATTGTAAATGAGTGGAGTTCAATTTTAGGTTttgatttaactataaatagtaTTGTGTGTGAAAGGCATTTCAGACCCCAGGACATACTTCGTCCCAACTTATTGGTAAATGGTGTAAATTCACAATTAAAGATATTAGCACCTCATGCTTTGCCAGTACCAGTAATGAATGCTGTGCCTGAATCAAGAACTTATTGTTCTATACCTGGATGCGCAACTAATACTTTTGAAGAGGTTGAAGATATTTCCTTTTTCACaccacaaaat GAGGATGCTATAAATGAATGGAAATTAAGTGTAGGTTTCGATTTTACTATAAACAGTACTGTGTGTGAAAAGCATTTCAGATCTGAGGACATAGTTCATCCCAATTTATTGTCAAATGGTTTAAATTCAAAAGGAAAGTCATTAGCACCTTTTGCTGTGCCAGTTACAATAGCGACAATGGTAGACAAACCATTGAAAACATATTGTTCTGTACCTGAATGCATAACTAATACTATTGTAGAGGATGAAGATATTTCTCTTTTCGCACCAcgaata GAAATGGTAGATAAGTGGAGTTCAATTTTAGGTTTGGAACTGACTGTAGACAGTGTTGTGTGTGAAAGGCATTTTAGACCCCACGACATGCTTCAACCCCTAGTAATGATCGATGGTGTTTGTCAAAATGTCAAATCATTAGTGCCTTTTTCTTTGCCATTGCCAATGAATGCTACaccatttataaaacaattagaaACTAATGATGTGCCTGTATTGAGGACATATGATGTTAAATTCAAAAGACCTAAACCTGATGAACTGTTGTGtacaaaaagaatcaaaaaccATGTactag ataaatcatTATCCACTACCGATAATGACACACATGAATACAATACAACTCCTGATTTAGATCcaacattaaaatcaaatactgaAAACTCAGTTGATTTGTCAATTGTGAAAATTGAGCCACTTGATGATGTGGATTTAGAAACAAATTTGGAAACAGAACCAGAACAGCTACTACCAACTTTAGGAACAGAACTAGTTGAAGATGATGATTTACTTCCATTATCTTCAATTGATGATTCTTTATCAATATcattaaaaacactaaaaaccaTTTCAGCTAATAGTTCGTTGTCCATTACCTTGGAACCAAAAGAGAATTCTAAAATAACAGAACCACCAGcagatttattttcaaaagtgtCTCCTAAAAATGCTTTATCTATTACTTTACGACCAAAACATAACCTCTCCTTGACCACAAATAATAGTTCTCCATCTGTTAGCATAATACCTTGTCTTCCATCCACTGCGAGTAGTTCTGAGTATAATGTATCACAACAAAGTTTGTTGCAGTATAAACAAAATGCGACCTCAACCTTAAAAATGCCAGATAAATTGTCTTCTAATACTGTTGAAATAAAGATGCCAGTAATTTCAGAATGTGTTTCATTAGCCGTACAATCAGATACCGATGATTCTGATTCATGTATAGTAattgatgatgatgacgatacTGAAGAATTTATAGAGAAAGATAACGGATTCATTTATGAAATTTCTAAATGTGTTGAACTTCCTACTGTATTTTGGAAGAGTGAACATGATAGATCACGAAATTCAACTGATTTTTATCAAGAAGACGATTTGTATGAAACTGTAAAAaacattagttttaataatagcCTTATGCCAACAATACAAACATTTGGaaagaaattcaaatttaatagggCTATTAAATCAAAGAATgaattacaaaatcttttagACAGAATAGATAATGTAGAAAAATGTAATGGTTTTGATTTAGTTATCGATGACAATTGTATAGGttattatgacaaaataacAGAAGATGTTATTTCGTGTTCTACCTGTCAAAAGAAATTTCAAGAATTGCGCAAAATGACTGAATCTCAAACTAAAACTACTGAAATTCTTGAACAAAAA atcTCTGAACGGACAGCAAAAGTGTTAGTACTTAGAgaaaatatggaaaataataaaataaatcctaCCCCTACAGAATTACGACCATTCAGCCTTATAAATTCTATGAGTGTATGTCAtcgttaa
- the LOC132946323 gene encoding uncharacterized protein LOC132946323 isoform X5 produces MHKCVVCRNSSLRTRYTRPEVIYHTFPKNEYRKRKWLKMYGIGRCYDWHRICSDHFLEENYRPGPKRFLNKNTIPQPYNKNNEENGFPSNYTSTTQSNDVEMDNNEFLPTEQNHLSYTTQSNDVETSTNELLPREQSCLNYTTQSNDVETSTNEFLPSEQSCLSYTTQSNDVETSSNEFLPSEQSCLSYTTQSIDVETSTNELLPREQSCLSYTTQSIDVETSTNELLPREQNCLSYTTQSNDVETSTNEFLPREQSCLREVQNAVINNFESPRRSCRKIKLTTTNEDMSYENMPRLQTERFERHVPTFIANEKIQTVSDMVVVPVLTTTKDHTLGNGPRCSVKNCLNRYSKDLSFFGYPSNLTLRKKWIERCGLKVDDPTEKVKSNIRVCRVHFDNDCFMNTQRKNRLKTDAVPTLFLANDVIDARNIPSTSLAVNSEFIRVNKPSPIESEIYRFNKRSPVSNGFIRANKPSCSSTNYVAHMNSNETPLFVYIDSTTRSAKDFNSHCSIPGCITNTIEEVEDISLFAPRIEIVNEWSSILGFDLTINSIVCERHFRPQDILRPNLLVNGVNSQLKILAPHALPVPVMNAVPESRTYCSIPGCATNTFEEVEDISFFTPQNEDAINEWKLSVGFDFTINSTVCEKHFRSEDIVHPNLLSNGLNSKGKSLAPFAVPVTIATMVDKPLKTYCSVPECITNTIVEDEDISLFAPRIEMVDKWSSILGLELTVDSVVCERHFRPHDMLQPLVMIDGVCQNVKSLVPFSLPLPMNATPFIKQLETNDVPVLRTYDVKFKRPKPDELLCTKRIKNHVLDKSLSTTDNDTHEYNTTPDLDPTLKSNTENSVDLSIVKIEPLDDVDLETNLETEPEQLLPTLGTELVEDDDLLPLSSIDDSLSISLKTLKTISANSSLSITLEPKENSKITEPPADLFSKVSPKNALSITLRPKHNLSLTTNNSSPSVSIIPCLPSTASSSEYNVSQQSLLQYKQNATSTLKMPDKLSSNTVEIKMPVISECVSLAVQSDTDDSDSCIVIDDDDDTEEFIEKDNGFIYEISKCVELPTVFWKSEHDRSRNSTDFYQEDDLYETVKNISFNNSLMPTIQTFGKKFKFNRAIKSKNELQNLLDRIDNVEKCNGFDLVIDDNCIGYYDKITEDVISCSTCQKKFQELRKMTESQTKTTEILEQKISERTAKVLVLRENMENNKINPTPTELRPFSLINSMSVCHR; encoded by the exons ATGCATAAGTGTGTAGTGTGCAGAAATTCTTCTTTGAGGACCAGGTACACTCGTCCTGAAGTTATTTATCATAC atttCCTAAGAATGAATACAGAAAAAGAAAATGGCTTAAAATGTATGGCATTGGTCGTTGTTACGATTGGCATCGTATATGTAGTGATCATTTTTTAGAAGAAAACTATAGACCAGGACCAAAgcgatttttaaacaaaaatactatTCCCCAAccctataacaaaaataatgaagaaaatGGTTTTCCTTCTAA ctaTACTAGTACTACGCAAAGTAATGATGTTGAAATGGACAATAATGAATTTTTACCAACAGAACAAAATCATTTAAG ttataccaCTCAAAGTAATGATGTTGAAACTAGTACTAATGAACTTTTACCGAGGGAACAAAGTTGTTTAAA ttataccaCTCAAAGTAATGATGTTGAAACGAGTACTAATGAATTTTTACCAAGTGAACAAAGTTGTTTAAG ttATACAACTCAAAGTAATGATGTTGAAACGAGTTCTAATGAATTTTTACCAAGTGAACAAAGTTGTTTAAG ttATACAACTCAAAGTATTGATGTTGAAACGAGTACTAATGAACTTTTACCGAGGGAACAAAGTTGTTTAAg ttATACAACTCAAAGTATTGATGTTGAAACGAGTACTAATGAACTTTTACCGAGGGAACAAAATTGTTTAAG ttataCCACTCAAAGTAATGATGTTGAAACTAGTACTAATGAATTTTTACCGAGGGAACAAAGTTGTTTAAG AGAGGTACAAAATGCtgttataaacaattttgaatcACCAAGACGTTCATGTAGAAAAATCAAACTTACGACGACTAATGAAGATATGAGCTATGAAAACATGCCGAGGCTCCAAACTGAACGATTTGAGAGGCATGTTCCTACGTTCATTGCCAATGAGAAAATTCAAACAGTCAGTGACATGGTTGTAGTACCAGTGTTAACAACTactaag gatCATACTTTGGGAAATGGACCTCGCTGTTCTGTTAAAAATTGTCTCAACCGCTATTCGAAAGATCTTAGTTTCTTTGGCTACCCAAGTAATTTAACACTCCGGAAAAAGTGGATTGAAAGATGCGGATTAAAAGTTGATGATCCAActgaaaaagtaaaaagtaatataagAGTATGTCGTGTTCATTTTGACAATGATTGCTTCATGAATACTCaaagaaaaaatagattaaaaactGACGCTGTTCCTACATTATTTTTGGCCAATG atGTAATAGACGCAAGAAATATTCCATCAACAAGTTTGGCTGTCAATAGCGAGTTTATTCGTGTAAATAAACCATCGCCTATTGAAAGTGAGATTTATCGTTTCAATAAACGATCACCTGTCAGTAATGGGTTTATTCGTGCAAATAAACCATCTTGTTCGTCTACAAATTATGTTGCACATATGAATTCTAACGAAACTccgttatttgtttatattgacTCAACTACTCGTTCTGCTAag gaTTTTAATAGTCACTGTTCTATACCCGGATGCATAACTAATACTATTGAAGAAGTTGAAGATATTTCCCTTTTCGCACCAcgaata GAAATTGTAAATGAGTGGAGTTCAATTTTAGGTTttgatttaactataaatagtaTTGTGTGTGAAAGGCATTTCAGACCCCAGGACATACTTCGTCCCAACTTATTGGTAAATGGTGTAAATTCACAATTAAAGATATTAGCACCTCATGCTTTGCCAGTACCAGTAATGAATGCTGTGCCTGAATCAAGAACTTATTGTTCTATACCTGGATGCGCAACTAATACTTTTGAAGAGGTTGAAGATATTTCCTTTTTCACaccacaaaat GAGGATGCTATAAATGAATGGAAATTAAGTGTAGGTTTCGATTTTACTATAAACAGTACTGTGTGTGAAAAGCATTTCAGATCTGAGGACATAGTTCATCCCAATTTATTGTCAAATGGTTTAAATTCAAAAGGAAAGTCATTAGCACCTTTTGCTGTGCCAGTTACAATAGCGACAATGGTAGACAAACCATTGAAAACATATTGTTCTGTACCTGAATGCATAACTAATACTATTGTAGAGGATGAAGATATTTCTCTTTTCGCACCAcgaata GAAATGGTAGATAAGTGGAGTTCAATTTTAGGTTTGGAACTGACTGTAGACAGTGTTGTGTGTGAAAGGCATTTTAGACCCCACGACATGCTTCAACCCCTAGTAATGATCGATGGTGTTTGTCAAAATGTCAAATCATTAGTGCCTTTTTCTTTGCCATTGCCAATGAATGCTACaccatttataaaacaattagaaACTAATGATGTGCCTGTATTGAGGACATATGATGTTAAATTCAAAAGACCTAAACCTGATGAACTGTTGTGtacaaaaagaatcaaaaaccATGTactag ataaatcatTATCCACTACCGATAATGACACACATGAATACAATACAACTCCTGATTTAGATCcaacattaaaatcaaatactgaAAACTCAGTTGATTTGTCAATTGTGAAAATTGAGCCACTTGATGATGTGGATTTAGAAACAAATTTGGAAACAGAACCAGAACAGCTACTACCAACTTTAGGAACAGAACTAGTTGAAGATGATGATTTACTTCCATTATCTTCAATTGATGATTCTTTATCAATATcattaaaaacactaaaaaccaTTTCAGCTAATAGTTCGTTGTCCATTACCTTGGAACCAAAAGAGAATTCTAAAATAACAGAACCACCAGcagatttattttcaaaagtgtCTCCTAAAAATGCTTTATCTATTACTTTACGACCAAAACATAACCTCTCCTTGACCACAAATAATAGTTCTCCATCTGTTAGCATAATACCTTGTCTTCCATCCACTGCGAGTAGTTCTGAGTATAATGTATCACAACAAAGTTTGTTGCAGTATAAACAAAATGCGACCTCAACCTTAAAAATGCCAGATAAATTGTCTTCTAATACTGTTGAAATAAAGATGCCAGTAATTTCAGAATGTGTTTCATTAGCCGTACAATCAGATACCGATGATTCTGATTCATGTATAGTAattgatgatgatgacgatacTGAAGAATTTATAGAGAAAGATAACGGATTCATTTATGAAATTTCTAAATGTGTTGAACTTCCTACTGTATTTTGGAAGAGTGAACATGATAGATCACGAAATTCAACTGATTTTTATCAAGAAGACGATTTGTATGAAACTGTAAAAaacattagttttaataatagcCTTATGCCAACAATACAAACATTTGGaaagaaattcaaatttaatagggCTATTAAATCAAAGAATgaattacaaaatcttttagACAGAATAGATAATGTAGAAAAATGTAATGGTTTTGATTTAGTTATCGATGACAATTGTATAGGttattatgacaaaataacAGAAGATGTTATTTCGTGTTCTACCTGTCAAAAGAAATTTCAAGAATTGCGCAAAATGACTGAATCTCAAACTAAAACTACTGAAATTCTTGAACAAAAA atcTCTGAACGGACAGCAAAAGTGTTAGTACTTAGAgaaaatatggaaaataataaaataaatcctaCCCCTACAGAATTACGACCATTCAGCCTTATAAATTCTATGAGTGTATGTCAtcgttaa